Proteins from a single region of Pseudorasbora parva isolate DD20220531a chromosome 22, ASM2467924v1, whole genome shotgun sequence:
- the ero1b gene encoding ERO1-like protein beta isoform X1 — protein MLNSTLARGLLALLSLLFAVPGSGWFQKTPSPPPVPDGPDQSCLCHLTGVLDDCFCDIESIDVFNNFKIFPRVQKLSERDFFRYYKVNLKRPCPFWPDDGHCSIRDCHVEPCPESQVPVGIKSGNYNKFSQAASAGGGVSDCEQAHELGAINSTLSNQSKEAFADWAHHDDAQDHFCGLDDEMSPEAEYVDLLLNPERYTGYKGPSAWRVWNSIYEENCFKPRSVYRPLNPLAPSRGDDDGEGFYKWLEGLCLEKRVFYRLISGLHSSINIHLCAQYLLDEGWGKPVWGPNVQEFRQRFSPAETKGEGTRRLKNLYFLYLIELRALSKVAPYFERSFINLYTGNTEEDSATKEQLLQILNETKAFPMHFDESSMFAGHKMEAKTLKEEFRLHFKNISRIMDCVGCSKCRLWGKLQTQGLGTALRILFSEKEIKNLPENSPSIGFQLTRQEIVALLMGFSRLSTSIKELHNFRTLLKDHR, from the exons ATGCTGAACTCGACGCTAGCCCGCGGTTTGCTCGCTCTCCTCAGCTTACTCTTCGCGGTTCCCGGTTCGGGATGGTTCCAGAAGACCCCCAGCCCGCCTCCGGTTCCCGACGGACCGGACCAGAGCTGCCTGTGCCAT ctgacCGGTGTGCTGGACGACTGCTTCTGTGACATTGAGAGCATCGACGTCTTCAACAACTTCAAGATATTCCCACGCGTGCAGAAGCTCAGCGAGAGAGACTTCTTCAGGTACTATAAG gtgaaCCTGAAGCGTCCGTGTCCGTTCTGGCCCGATGACGGCCATTGCTCCATCAGAGACTGTCACGTAGAGCCGTGcccagag AGTCAAGTTCCTGTAGGAATTAAATCCGGCAACTATAACAAG ttttcTCAGGCTGCCAGTGCTGGCGGTGGCGTCAGTGACTGTGAACAGGCTCATGAACTGGGGGCCATTAACAGCACACTGAG CAATCAGAGCAAAGAGGCGTTCGCTGACTGGGCTCATCATGACGACGCTCAGGATCACTTCTGCGGATTGGATG atgagATGTCTCCTGAGGCCGAGTATGTGGATCTGCTGCTCAACCCGGAGCGATACACCGGATATAAAGGCCCGTCCGCCTGGAGAGTCTGGAACAGCATTTATGAGGAAAACTGCTTCaa GCCCAGATCAGTGTATCGTCCTCTCAACCCTTTGGCTCCCAGTCGAG gtgatgatgatggtgagggATTCTACAAATGGCTGGAAG gtttGTGTCTGGAGAAGCGTGTGTTCTACCGTCTGATCTCCGGCCTCCACAGTAGCATCAACATCCACCTGTGCGCTCAATACCTGCTGGacg AGGGCTGGGGGAAGCCCGTGTGGGGTCCTAATGTGCAGGAGTTCCGTCAGCGCTTCTCCCCGGCGGAGACTAAGGGCGAGGGCACGCGGCGGCTGAAGAACCTGTACTTCCTGTACCTGATCGAGCTGCGAGCGCTGTCTAAAGTGGCTCCGTACTTCGAGCGCTCCTTCATCAACCTCTACACCGGCAACACTGAGGAGGATTCAGCCACCAAAGAGCAGCTGCTGCAGATCCTCAACGAGACCAA agCGTTTCCCATGCACTTTGACGAGAGCTCCATGTTTGCTGGTCATAAGATGGAGGCGAAAACATTAAAG GAGGAGTTCAGGCTTCATTTCAAGAACATCTCTCGGATCATGGACTGCGTGGGCTGCAGTAAATGCAGACTCTGGGGGAAGCTACAG ACTCAGGGTCTGGGAACGGCCCTCAGGATCCTGTTCTCCGAGAAGGAGATTAAAAACCTTCCAGAAAACAGCCCGTCCATCGGCTTCCAGCTCACGCGGCAGGAGATCGTGGCTCTGCTCATGGGCTTCTCCAG aCTCTCCACGAGTATAAAGGAGTTGCATAACTTCCGGACTCTTCTGAAGGACCACAGGTAG
- the gpr137bb gene encoding G protein-coupled receptor 137Ba has translation MEMQMEESRMERRQANVSLSLTPPPPLPLSSIPPLVRLGLTVAYTLFYSVLFCFIYAQLWLVLRYGHKRFSFQTAFLFLCLLWAALRSLLFSFYIRDWESANSLRPFSFWLLYCLPVCLQFFTLSLMNLYCAQVFFKAKSKFSPHLLKYKFPLYLLFAAVSLLFLLVNLTCALLVKTTDAPVKTIVLIRVAINDSLFVLCAISLSICLYKVAKMSLASIYLESKGTSVCQVTLIGLTVILLYASRACYNLLVLALTDIQTINSFDYDWYNVSDQADLRSSLGDGGYVVFGVVLFVWELLPTSLVVFFFRVRRPAQERSGSAIPSHVFSNRPYFFDNPRRYDSDDDLAWPSHPVTSSTSLSTDWSSSSFLVHLGGDDQRSPMATAALHR, from the exons ATGGAGATGCAGATGGAGGAGAGCAGGATGGAGCGTCGTCAGGCcaacgtctctctctctctcactcctcCTCCCCCGCTCCCTCTCTCCTCCATCCCTCCGTTGGTCCGGCTGGGGCTGACGGTGGCCTACACCCTCTTCTACTCCGTCCTGTTCTGCTTCATCTACGCTCAGCTGTGGCTGGTGCTGCGCTATGGGCACAAGCGCTTCAGCTTCCAGACGGCCTTCCTCTTCCTGTGCCTGCTTTGGGCGGCGCTGCGCTCGCTGCTCTTCAGCTTCTACATCAGGGACTGGGAGTCGGCCAACAGCCTGAGGCCCTTCAGCTTCTGGCTGCTCTACTGCCTGCCCGTCTGCCTGCAGTTCTTCACACTCAGCCTCATGAACCTGTACTGCGCTCAG GTTTTCTTCAAGGCCAAGTCGAAGTTCTCTCCTCACCTCCTGAAATACAA GTTTCCTCTGTACCTGTTGTTTGCCGCTGTGAGTCTGCTGTTCCTGCTGGTTAATCTGACCTGTGCTCTGCTGGTGAAGACGACAGATGCACCGGTCAAGACCATCGTCCTAATACGCGTCGCCATCAACGACTCGCTCTTCGTCCTCTGCGCCATCTCGCTGTCCATCTGCCTCTACAAGGTGGCCAAGATGTCCCTTGCCAGCATCTACCTGGAGTCCAAG gGCACGTCTGTGTGTCAGGTGACCCTGATTGGCCTGACGGTGATCCTCCTGTACGCGTCGCGGGCCTGTTATAATCTGTTGGTTCTGGCTCTCACTGACATCCAGACCATAAACTCGTTCGACTACGACTGGTACAACGTGTCGGATCAG GCCGATCTGCGCTCCAGTTTGGGTGATGGCGGGTATGTGGTGTTTGGGGTCGTTCTGTTCGTCTGGGAGCTGCTGCCCACGTCTCTGGTGGTCTTCTTCTTCCGGGTCCGCAGACCAGCGCAGGAGCGG AGCGGCTCTGCCATTCCCAGCCACGTCTTCTCCAACAGGCCGTACTTCTTCGACAATCCCAGACGCTACGACAGCGACGACGATCTGGCCTGGCCTTCGCACCCGGTGACCAGCTCAACCAG TTTATCGACAGACTGGAGCAGCAGCAGCTTCCTGGTCCATCTGGGAGGAGACGATCAGCGGTCGCCCATGGCAACAGCAGCCCTACACCGTTAA
- the ero1b gene encoding ERO1-like protein beta isoform X2, whose amino-acid sequence MSALGGARACLCALALFGLLHSEQLTGVLDDCFCDIESIDVFNNFKIFPRVQKLSERDFFRYYKVNLKRPCPFWPDDGHCSIRDCHVEPCPESQVPVGIKSGNYNKFSQAASAGGGVSDCEQAHELGAINSTLSNQSKEAFADWAHHDDAQDHFCGLDDEMSPEAEYVDLLLNPERYTGYKGPSAWRVWNSIYEENCFKPRSVYRPLNPLAPSRGDDDGEGFYKWLEGLCLEKRVFYRLISGLHSSINIHLCAQYLLDEGWGKPVWGPNVQEFRQRFSPAETKGEGTRRLKNLYFLYLIELRALSKVAPYFERSFINLYTGNTEEDSATKEQLLQILNETKAFPMHFDESSMFAGHKMEAKTLKEEFRLHFKNISRIMDCVGCSKCRLWGKLQTQGLGTALRILFSEKEIKNLPENSPSIGFQLTRQEIVALLMGFSRLSTSIKELHNFRTLLKDHR is encoded by the exons ATGTCTGCGCTCGGGGGCGCGCGCGCGTGTCTGTGTGCTCTGGCACTTTTTGGACTTCTGCACTCAGAGCAG ctgacCGGTGTGCTGGACGACTGCTTCTGTGACATTGAGAGCATCGACGTCTTCAACAACTTCAAGATATTCCCACGCGTGCAGAAGCTCAGCGAGAGAGACTTCTTCAGGTACTATAAG gtgaaCCTGAAGCGTCCGTGTCCGTTCTGGCCCGATGACGGCCATTGCTCCATCAGAGACTGTCACGTAGAGCCGTGcccagag AGTCAAGTTCCTGTAGGAATTAAATCCGGCAACTATAACAAG ttttcTCAGGCTGCCAGTGCTGGCGGTGGCGTCAGTGACTGTGAACAGGCTCATGAACTGGGGGCCATTAACAGCACACTGAG CAATCAGAGCAAAGAGGCGTTCGCTGACTGGGCTCATCATGACGACGCTCAGGATCACTTCTGCGGATTGGATG atgagATGTCTCCTGAGGCCGAGTATGTGGATCTGCTGCTCAACCCGGAGCGATACACCGGATATAAAGGCCCGTCCGCCTGGAGAGTCTGGAACAGCATTTATGAGGAAAACTGCTTCaa GCCCAGATCAGTGTATCGTCCTCTCAACCCTTTGGCTCCCAGTCGAG gtgatgatgatggtgagggATTCTACAAATGGCTGGAAG gtttGTGTCTGGAGAAGCGTGTGTTCTACCGTCTGATCTCCGGCCTCCACAGTAGCATCAACATCCACCTGTGCGCTCAATACCTGCTGGacg AGGGCTGGGGGAAGCCCGTGTGGGGTCCTAATGTGCAGGAGTTCCGTCAGCGCTTCTCCCCGGCGGAGACTAAGGGCGAGGGCACGCGGCGGCTGAAGAACCTGTACTTCCTGTACCTGATCGAGCTGCGAGCGCTGTCTAAAGTGGCTCCGTACTTCGAGCGCTCCTTCATCAACCTCTACACCGGCAACACTGAGGAGGATTCAGCCACCAAAGAGCAGCTGCTGCAGATCCTCAACGAGACCAA agCGTTTCCCATGCACTTTGACGAGAGCTCCATGTTTGCTGGTCATAAGATGGAGGCGAAAACATTAAAG GAGGAGTTCAGGCTTCATTTCAAGAACATCTCTCGGATCATGGACTGCGTGGGCTGCAGTAAATGCAGACTCTGGGGGAAGCTACAG ACTCAGGGTCTGGGAACGGCCCTCAGGATCCTGTTCTCCGAGAAGGAGATTAAAAACCTTCCAGAAAACAGCCCGTCCATCGGCTTCCAGCTCACGCGGCAGGAGATCGTGGCTCTGCTCATGGGCTTCTCCAG aCTCTCCACGAGTATAAAGGAGTTGCATAACTTCCGGACTCTTCTGAAGGACCACAGGTAG